In Scatophagus argus isolate fScaArg1 chromosome 3, fScaArg1.pri, whole genome shotgun sequence, one genomic interval encodes:
- the LOC124057175 gene encoding mucin-3B — MTTPHTTPQCHDKDCPGCSGTCIFDMMLGGCHCSCQEFVFGDTCVFGENNTSANIDTGAIPTRKANFTLEIHFTFQTAFKNLSSPQSLEFIKKLEEELEPLCKEADPQSYKTVKVINLSPGSVVAESMVEYIYVNNETQIQFVNTQLDKVLTDILNDTSNLNKISQAFNASVQFNGLTFQSPEIKNITDLKPFVNCSHFANYTAEISHGQWQCVGPCKINPDYCHQHGECSNNIYKGPTCSCFESSLEQYYGTQCELFRHGPGFYGALFGSLAGALVLMIIIVIALIVRKRHQGVWKRSNSCNSRLSVFDDDFFDFSDTGL, encoded by the exons ATGACAACACCCCATACAACTCCCCAGTGCCATGATAAGGACTGTCCAGGGTGTAGTGGTACCTGTATATTCGACATGATGCTTGGAGGATGTCACTGCAGCTGTCAAGAGTTTGTCTTTGGAGATACCTGTGTGTTTGGGGAAAATAACACCTCTGCTAATATTG ATACTGGAGCCATACCAACTCGAAAAGCAAACTTTACTTTGGaaattcacttcacttttcagacGGCTTTTAAAAATTTAAGTTCACCACAGTCATTAGAATTCATCAAAAAACTGGAAGAGGAG CTTGAACCCCTGTGTAAAGAAGCTGATCCACAAAGCTATAAAACTGTTAAAGTCATCAACTTATC ACCTGGAAGTGTTGTTGCAGAGAGCATGGTGGAGTATATCTATGTAAATAATGAAACTCAAATCCAGTTTGTCAACACTCAGCTTGATAAGGTGTTGACTGATATCTTAAATGACACAAGTAACCTCAATAAGATCTCTCAGGCCTTTAATGCGAGTGTGCAGTTCAATGGACTCACCTTCCAGTCACCCGAGATTAAAA ATATCACAGACCTGAAGCCTTTTGTTAACTGTAGTCACTTTGCTAATTACACCGCTGAGATCAGTCATGGTCAGTGGCAATGTGTGGGACCTTGCAAAATAAACCCTGATTACTGTCATCAACACGGAGAATGTAGCAATAACATTTACAAAGGACCTACCTGTAG TTGCTTCGAATCTAGCCTGGAGCAGTACTATGGCACACAGTGTGAGCTCTTCCGTCATGGACCAGGTTTCTATGGAGCACTGTTTGGATCATTGGCAGGAGCACTAGTGCTCATGATTATCATAGTCATAGCTCTCATTGTGAGAAAGCGACATCAGGGTGTTTG GAAAAGAAGTAACTCCTGTAACAGTAGGCTTTCTGTTTTCGATGACGATTTCTTTGACTTTTCTGATACAGGTCTGtag